From a single Coturnix japonica isolate 7356 chromosome 25, Coturnix japonica 2.1, whole genome shotgun sequence genomic region:
- the C25H1orf43 gene encoding uncharacterized protein C1orf43 homolog, whose translation MAGTGSNWLSGVNVVLVMAYGSLVFVLLFIFVKRQIMRFAMKSRRGPHVPVGQHAPKDLKEEIDIRLSRVQDIKYEPQLLAEDDSRLLQLETQGCYNYLYRMKALDAIRTSEIPFHAEGRYPKSLIGRNFCAYLLELRNSSGSFKGIRKALIDTLLDGYENARYGTGVFGKPEYLKYQEALNELANMTKARAGSSQRQHQSAAKDLTLSPEVSNPATIQVTYLPSSQKSKRAKHFLELKSFKDNYNTLESTL comes from the exons ATGGCGGGGACCGGGAGTAACTGGTTGTCCGGGGTCAACGTGGTGCTGGTCATGGCCTACGGCAGCCTG GTCTTCGTGCTGCTGTTCATCTTTGTGAAGCGGCAGATCATGCGCTTTGCCATGAAGTCCCGGCGCGGCCCACACGTCCCCGTGGGGCAGCACGCCCCCAAG gATTTAAAGGAAGAGATCGACATCCGGCTGTCCAGGGTGCAGGACATTAAGTACGAGCCCCAGCTGTTGGCTGAGGATgacagcaggctgctgcagctggagacaCAAG GCTGCTACAACTACTTGTACAGGATGAAGGCGCTGGATGCGATTCGAACATCAG AAATCCCTTTCCACGCAGAGGGCAGATACCCCAAATCTTTAATAGGGAGGAATTTCTGTGCCTACCTGCTGGAACTGAGGAACTCCAGCGGCTCCTTTAAAGGCATCCGCAAAGCTTTGATCGACACGTTGCTGGACGGGTATGAGAACGCCCGCTATGGCACCGGG GTCTTTGGGAAACCGGAATATCTGAAGTACCAGGAAGCTCTGAACGAGCTGGCGAACAT gaCCAAGGCAcgggcaggcagcagccagaggCAGCACCAATCTGCAGCCAAGGACCTGACTCTGTCCCCTGAAGTCTCCAACCCAGCCACCATCCAGGTGACCTACCTTCCTTCCAGCCAGAAGAGCAAACGTGCCAAACACTTCCTGGAGCTGAAGAGCTTCAAAGATAATTACAACACGTTGGAGAGCACGCTGTGA